From the Caballeronia sp. NK8 genome, one window contains:
- a CDS encoding MFS transporter, with product MPSASVSENKGSSLIIMLVAATFFMENLDGTIIATALPQMARSFSVHPADMSLGITAYLLTLAVFIPISGWAADRFGLRTVFASAIAVFTAASVLCATTSTLPAFAAARVLQGIGGAMMVPVGRLAVLRATPKEGLMRAIAIITWPGLVAPVIGPPLGGFITTYSSWRWIFYLNVPLGLIGLLLTLRYIGNEREDATRRFDLPGFALCGIACTTLLYAMELIGRSDADWTLVGVLVAVGGVSGIASYWHLRRAAQPVVDVSALKVKTFAVSMTGGSLFRIAISAAPFLLPLMFQVGFGMNAFESGLLTLAVFAGNLSMKLVTTPVMRQFGFRSVLIVNGVLAALSLAAMSLLTPTTPKLLIVVVLFLSGLSRSLQFTALNTLSFADVPKAQMSGASALSSTLFQMTMGIGVAIGAIALRIGEWFHGHDAHSIGPEDFSVAFLIVALVGLVGVVDLFGLAKDAGALVSGHGKRKA from the coding sequence ATGCCGTCTGCAAGTGTCAGCGAGAACAAAGGCTCGTCGCTCATCATCATGCTGGTCGCGGCGACCTTCTTCATGGAGAACCTCGACGGCACGATCATCGCCACCGCCTTGCCGCAGATGGCGCGCTCATTCAGCGTGCATCCCGCCGACATGAGCCTCGGCATCACGGCCTATCTGCTCACGCTCGCGGTCTTCATTCCGATTTCCGGCTGGGCCGCCGACCGCTTCGGGCTGCGTACCGTGTTCGCGAGCGCGATCGCGGTGTTCACGGCGGCATCCGTGCTATGCGCGACGACCTCGACTCTGCCCGCGTTCGCCGCGGCGCGCGTGCTGCAGGGCATCGGCGGCGCGATGATGGTGCCGGTCGGACGCCTCGCCGTGCTGCGCGCGACGCCCAAGGAAGGGCTGATGCGCGCGATCGCGATCATCACCTGGCCGGGCCTCGTCGCTCCGGTGATCGGCCCGCCGCTCGGCGGTTTCATCACGACCTACTCGTCGTGGCGCTGGATCTTCTATCTGAACGTGCCGCTCGGTCTGATCGGCCTGCTGCTGACGCTGCGCTACATCGGCAACGAACGCGAGGACGCGACGCGCCGCTTCGATCTGCCGGGGTTCGCGCTGTGCGGCATCGCATGCACGACGCTGCTCTACGCGATGGAACTGATCGGCCGCAGCGACGCCGACTGGACCCTGGTCGGCGTGCTGGTCGCCGTGGGCGGGGTGTCGGGTATCGCGTCGTACTGGCATCTGCGGCGCGCGGCGCAGCCGGTCGTCGATGTGTCGGCGCTGAAGGTGAAGACGTTCGCCGTATCGATGACCGGCGGGTCGCTCTTTCGCATCGCGATCAGCGCGGCGCCGTTCCTGTTGCCGCTGATGTTCCAGGTCGGCTTCGGCATGAACGCGTTCGAATCCGGCCTGCTCACGCTTGCCGTGTTCGCCGGCAATCTGTCGATGAAGCTCGTCACCACGCCCGTGATGCGCCAGTTCGGCTTCCGGTCGGTGCTGATCGTGAACGGCGTGCTCGCCGCCTTGTCGCTCGCCGCGATGAGCCTGCTCACGCCGACGACGCCCAAACTCCTGATCGTCGTCGTGCTGTTTTTGAGCGGCTTGTCGCGTTCGTTGCAGTTCACGGCGCTGAACACGCTGAGCTTCGCCGACGTGCCGAAAGCGCAGATGAGCGGCGCGTCGGCGCTGTCCAGCACGCTCTTTCAGATGACGATGGGCATCGGCGTCGCGATCGGGGCAATCGCGCTGCGCATCGGCGAGTGGTTCCACGGGCACGATGCTCATTCGATCGGGCCGGAAGATTTCAGCGTCGCGTTTCTGATCGTCGCGTTGGTGGGGCTGGTCGGCGTGGTGGATCTGTTCGGGCTCGCGAAGGACGCGGGGGCGCTGGTTTCGGGGCATGGGAAGCGGAAGGCGTGA
- a CDS encoding XRE family transcriptional regulator, with protein MTKKHVGSDFDDFLQDEGILEEVTATAIKRVIAWQIEQEMKAQHITKTAMAAKMKTSRSALNRLLDETDTSLTLTTLASAAAALGKRFRFELVNAS; from the coding sequence ATGACCAAGAAGCACGTCGGAAGCGACTTTGACGATTTCCTTCAGGACGAAGGCATTCTCGAGGAAGTCACGGCCACGGCGATCAAACGCGTGATCGCGTGGCAAATCGAGCAGGAGATGAAGGCGCAGCACATCACGAAGACCGCGATGGCGGCGAAGATGAAAACGAGCCGCTCTGCGCTCAACCGCTTGCTGGACGAGACCGATACGAGTCTGACGCTGACGACGCTGGCGAGCGCGGCGGCGGCGCTCGGCAAGCGATTCAGGTTTGAACTCGTCAACGCTTCGTAG
- a CDS encoding SDR family oxidoreductase gives MNRFEGKTVLVTGGNSGIGLAAAQAFAAEGARVVITGRDESALATARATLGENAIAIRNVAGTVAAARELAQRLADANIRLDAVFVNAGVGTFAPFTDIDEKAWDETFAVNVKGPYFQIQSLVPLLNQDASIVLNGSINAHIGMPTSSVYAASKAALVSLAKTLSAELLPRGARVNVVSPGPVATPLHGKLGLVDEAAAQLQSQIPLGRFGRSSEVAATVLHLASTESGFIVGTEIIIDGGMSQL, from the coding sequence ATGAATCGCTTCGAAGGCAAGACAGTTCTGGTCACCGGCGGCAACAGCGGCATTGGTCTCGCGGCGGCGCAGGCATTCGCCGCGGAAGGCGCGCGGGTCGTCATCACGGGCCGCGACGAAAGCGCGCTCGCAACCGCGCGCGCCACGCTCGGCGAGAACGCCATCGCGATCCGCAATGTGGCGGGTACCGTCGCCGCGGCGCGCGAACTCGCGCAACGTCTCGCCGATGCGAACATCCGCCTCGATGCGGTGTTCGTGAACGCGGGCGTCGGCACGTTCGCGCCGTTCACCGATATCGACGAAAAGGCGTGGGACGAAACCTTCGCGGTCAACGTCAAGGGTCCGTATTTCCAGATCCAGTCGCTCGTGCCGCTGCTGAACCAGGACGCATCCATCGTGCTGAACGGTTCGATCAACGCGCATATCGGCATGCCGACGTCGTCGGTGTATGCGGCGAGCAAGGCGGCGCTCGTGTCGCTCGCGAAGACGCTGTCGGCGGAACTGCTGCCGCGCGGCGCGCGCGTGAATGTCGTGAGCCCCGGTCCGGTCGCGACGCCGCTGCACGGCAAGCTCGGCCTCGTCGATGAAGCCGCCGCGCAACTGCAAAGCCAGATTCCACTCGGTCGCTTCGGCAGGTCGAGCGAAGTCGCGGCGACGGTGCTGCATCTCGCATCGACGGAATCGGGTTTCATCGTCGGCACGGAGATCATCATCGACGGCGGCATGAGCCAGCTTTGA
- a CDS encoding type II toxin-antitoxin system RelE/ParE family toxin, which yields MQQVVLKVRFFRQSSGSEPVREWLSVMDLADKKAIGADIKTVQIGWPLGMPLVRKLAKGLWEVRIHLHQRIARVLFTVKDGEMVLLHGFIKKSQALPKGDFDLAEARMKEIHDGG from the coding sequence ATGCAGCAAGTCGTTCTGAAAGTTCGTTTTTTTCGGCAGTCGTCAGGCAGTGAACCCGTTCGTGAATGGCTGAGCGTTATGGATTTGGCAGACAAGAAAGCCATTGGCGCTGACATCAAGACCGTCCAGATTGGATGGCCACTCGGAATGCCGCTGGTCAGAAAACTCGCGAAGGGTCTGTGGGAAGTACGAATCCATCTGCATCAACGAATCGCGCGGGTTCTGTTCACCGTAAAAGACGGCGAAATGGTTCTGCTCCACGGCTTCATCAAGAAATCTCAGGCGCTTCCCAAAGGCGATTTCGATCTGGCCGAAGCGCGCATGAAAGAAATTCACGACGGAGGGTGA
- a CDS encoding lytic transglycosylase domain-containing protein, which yields MFRFTHVARAACALLVASLAASPALADDCFEQAAAYQGVNPLVLRAVAWRESKGDAAAINRNLNGSMDVGQLQINSIHFPDLARHGIPHRALTDPCVNVFVAAWLLKQKMVKHGNTWRAVGAYHSESPKYRDAYARSIQQILVSWGELQPTMR from the coding sequence ATGTTCCGTTTCACTCATGTCGCGCGCGCCGCCTGCGCGCTGCTCGTCGCGTCGCTCGCGGCCAGCCCCGCTCTCGCCGACGATTGCTTCGAGCAGGCCGCCGCCTATCAGGGCGTCAACCCGCTCGTGCTGCGCGCCGTCGCGTGGCGCGAATCGAAAGGCGATGCCGCCGCGATCAATCGCAATCTCAACGGCTCGATGGATGTCGGCCAGTTGCAGATCAACTCGATTCATTTCCCGGATCTGGCGCGCCACGGAATACCGCATCGCGCGCTCACCGATCCGTGTGTCAACGTGTTCGTCGCCGCGTGGCTGCTGAAGCAGAAGATGGTGAAGCACGGCAATACGTGGCGCGCGGTCGGCGCGTATCACTCGGAATCGCCGAAATATCGCGATGCCTACGCGCGCAGCATCCAGCAGATACTCGTCAGTTGGGGCGAACTGCAGCCGACGATGCGCTAA